From Aegilops tauschii subsp. strangulata cultivar AL8/78 chromosome 5, Aet v6.0, whole genome shotgun sequence:
tcctagtggctgccttgggcaaattgcttggagtgctcttgctgccatcatcatagctgctagagggactagtgccctcactcatgtgcacttgctcttctgatttgttctggctatcactctggtcagacattcTCGCAAAGCAAGCAGACAGCAGACCCTatgaatagatatagatgagattgagtggatgagcatcacaaattgcagattttttgcaaaacagatgagtcaaaaacttagttttagttctccacagaaagcattttggagctaccgatttgttaaactcggtgacatcGAAGAaacttttggagtctaaactagtgatCTTTGTGAGACCGAGACAAAGTTCGgtggctccgagattgctagggtttcacagagtgTTGAACTCGGTCACAACGATTTGCAACTTTTGGTCAGACCGAAGAGTGCAAGTgctatggcctaagccaaatcggcgagatcgatttccacaactcggtcggtccgagatgagttcggcagaaacctaaccctaaattttcgaatcaaaccTAATCTAAGGGATGTTCTTGCTGGATAGATTGATCTAATATGTGGTAAAGAACATGGCATTGCATTGTGCTAAGAATAGGAGTAAGGAATTAGCACAAAAgatcgaactcataccctagttcggcggtgagttcgctacggcggcaacggcgggaAGGAAATCCATTGACATTGATGGAGACCAGCAGCgggaggtcgccggcgacgagaAGACGACCCGGAGACCCGAGGCGGTAGGGCAGGACACGCGCGGGATGGAGGGTTTTGAataaatttccaaaatctcacccgtcggtatatatatcctgaccctgtcggtgggaccgagtggaacaactcggtggcaccgggatgcagaatcgcaagcggttactgcaactcggtgtgaccgaaaagttcaaatcggttgcaccgagattgaaaacctagatcaactgagtgaactcggtgtgatcgaagtggatgaatcggtcagaccgaaattcacagagaggttttggaagtttaagtctatgacgaatcggggactccgagtgctcctcacatagagtggttcaaatctgacttgatcaaactttgtgatgtagcatgaatagagtttgagacgagaaaagcatagatagctagaggaggttcttaggcattcttttccatccacttggcaaaagagaaatagccaaacaatcaaagcaacgagtggatgtcctcgaatgagtaaaatatgcaatcaacatgctcacacaatgaaatggcaaatgaaatatgtgaaaaagcatgcacaaacactctagcatctaacaagaaattggcgatgactaggtcatctacatatgagtatattgacttaggagtcaaatgagaacatttgatcataggtcatactcatcgctAAAGCACAAGTGGgtttaccacttttacataaagcattgttgtgttcacaccattagagttgatttagctcaattgattagagtaaagctccccctagatttGATATCCCCCctagagggatgaactaaccttgggttttgtcgatgatgacttcacgtagatgttgaagatgtggatgctcaatgttgatgtagatcatttggagcaatccattggagtgtgttgcactttcaataccttgtcccttgtcttaccaacaagagggtttgtgactctgaactagtgcaagatttggaagttgtttgcacttgtccttgccaagatgatatgagtgaagtatgttggcggagtcaccctcaagaactctccagttcttcttctttgggatccacatcatcttgatgggaatctttggagttgtagtcgtacttgaggaagtagaacttgatgtcgtcttgggaacccacttggccaaggccttaggagcttcttcaaatgcatcaatctcctcttgaagcttgtccttgcctttttgcttgtggtcttgtggtggaagatcatattgagcttgtgtcccttggaaagaagtaggatcatacttctcttgttgaggaacaaacttcgtcttggggtattgatcttcttcccactcaactcgaTTGGCATtaaactttcgttcaaaaccaattccttgattcttccggtgccttccttgcttgcgtacaatttcctcaaattgcttactcccaacaaggctcttgtaaacacctttctctataattcccttcaataagctattttcttgctcaagtgtaacttggttaagagaatcattagtggaatcaagagaactactggaagcaacaatattggatttaacatgattattgttaccaCTAGAacaagaatctttcttactcttgttgctagattttacttatggcatgtaagtagacaagagtaaatgcttggcaatgtaagaagaacttttcttacgacgatcatcattgattgcttttaagaacccatgctcttgctcaaggttgagcttttcaaagcgtagcttctcttgagtctttaaaagttctcgatgatcttctaaggtagtttcatgagctaacttaagagtgttcagttctttagttagacgcccaatctccttcttatcatcgccattcgttttatcttgattaacatgattaatagcaagttcatcatggttttcatcactagagttgtcaacaattaaatcatcatcacctagcaaatcatcttcatcactattgaaatcaacatactcgggttgtgatacctttgggcctttagcaattaagcatcttcaaattccttcatttggtgagtcaaatatgccgtaggagttggttgacacaagtgctagaccggcaacaccttcatcttgagtatattcggagtcggagtggtAACTTCTTTCGCGGTGATGGTccgagtcggagccggatacccattcactaacatgagcttgatgtcttcgttttgtgtagctccttgatgatttgtccttcctttccctatccttgcttctccgagaggttcttagttcataacgatcatctctacgccttctctctcttggtggtgattcttgtCTTGTTCTTTTCCTTTTGGGCAAATCTTCTCTTTGTTTGTAgggggccgtacactcattggagtagtgtccgggtcttccacaattgtagcaattacgctcatgaCTAGAAGATCGTTTggcattgtaggaccttgacttggaacttctttccttgattctactcttgtagaacttgttgaagttcttcaccattaggctcaattcctcattgaaggtttgtttctcacttgatgatgtaggagtatcacatgaggctttgtaagcaccacttgacttgttgtgaagttCTTCCTTATCCTTTTTTGAAGGTTaacgacagtgggagaggctcccactgacttttGTATTACTCACAAAGAAACCAGTTACATCATTGTTACAAGTGGGTTTTGTGGCCCCCCGGCCAAAACTCCTATGAGGCTACCAGTGCAAGTATTACAATTGTTGTATGTATGTGTCTAGGAAAGGTTGCAATTCCTCCCTACAACTGTGAACCAACAGGGTCAAAAGCTCTTTGAATCTAGCCAGCCATGAACCAAAAGAGTGTGGAATCCCTCTGAAGTGTTGATTATTTCTCTCCTTCCACAAGCTCCATGCAGCCATCAAGAAGATGTCCATAAACAGTGGTCACCGCCAGTGTTCTCTGCCAGCGTGCAGCAAAGCGAGCCTGTTCCCAGTGCTTGGCCAAAGCATCCCAACCTTATCCCAGCATTGTTGGCTGAACGGGCAAGTGAAGAAGAGGTGTTCCACCGTTTCCTTAGGGGGGTTCTGGCAAAGCATGCAAGTGTAAGTGTTGCCCTCCATGACGAAGTGCGTGCGTCTCAGCATGTTCCTAGTGTTAAGACGATCAACAAACGACAGCCAGCCAAACATTTTGAATTTGATCGGGCTTTTAGCCTTCCATAGCCAACGGAAGGCATCATCAGCAGCTGTATCTCTCAAGCAGTTATCGTAATATAGCTTGGAGGAGAAAGCCCCACCAAGGTTGCATTCCCAGGCATCTGTGCACCCCTCATCAAGGAGCACATGCATCGTTCCTTGCTGGATTCCTCTAACTTCCTCTCGAGCTTGTGTGGACAGTGGCAGGTGGAAGATCAAGCTGGGATCCGTAGCAGTGATAATTTTTGCTACCGGCTCATCTTCATTTATATAGAAAGAGAAAGCTCTGGGGTAAATCTCCATTAATGGGGTGTCACGGTCGTCAAACCAGACGTCTTTCCAGAACAGGGAGGAGGATCCGTTGCCCAGAGTGACTCTGGTGATCCCACGGAAAACATCGCTGAGCTGCATTACATCACGCCACCGGAAAGAGCCAACAGGGTCCATCGCATGCGATACTTTATCCGTGTAGTAAGTATCCCAGACCATAGTCACCCAGGGGACGTCATGGTGATTATAAAACTTAAACAGATGCTTCCGCAGCAATGCTACATTCTGTGTCTTCTATAGACCAACTCCCAGGCCGCTAGGGAGTTGTTTTTGACACCATATTCAGAGTTCTTCGCCCAGAGACAGTACCTGCGCAGCTTATCAaggtgctcaatcactttggggtGGAGCTTGATTGTACACATGGCATAAATTAACATCGACGTCACTGCCGAGTTAACCAAAGTGAGTTTTGCCCCAGAGGACAACAAAGACAGAGCAGTGGACATTTTCCCCTCCACCCCGTGCACAAGTGGCATGAGCTCAACCAATGTGGGCCTGGTCGTGCCCATGGTGAACGGCATTGAGCCAACCGAGCAGCCAAGAACCTGAGCCAGTTGTAACGCACGCTGATGATCAAGATTGATAGGGATTAGGGTGGATTTGTGGAAGTTGATCTTCAGATCAACCGATGTTGCGTAGTCCTCAAGGATTTTTTTCATGCGGGCAACTTGATCAGGGCAGGCTGGCATCACCAGGATGGTGTCATCCGCATATTGCACCACCGGGTAGTCACTGTCGCGATTGCATTGAATGGGCAGCTCGATCAACCCACGAGCAAATGCGTCATTGACCGCTGCTTGGAGGAGATCATCAGCGAGGACAAAAAACAGTGGAGAGAGGGGGTCGCCTTGACGCACCACACATTTGCACTGAAACTTTCTGCCAGGGACCCCATTAAGGAGGACAGACGACACTCCAGACCCAAAGATTGTTTCCATCCATCCCAGCCATTTATCATCAAAACCCATGTGTCTCATGATCTCCATGATTGGGATGTGCTCTATGGTGTCGAAAGCTTTGGCGAAGTCCATCTTGAGCAGAATAATCTCACGCGACGACCTCTGGCATTGGTGGATATATTCAAACGACCATGCAAGACAGTCTTGGATGGTTCTCCCCTTGATGAACCCATACTGGTTCCTATGTATGATTTTCAGAATAACTTCCTGCAGACGATTGGCCAAGATCTTTGTGACAATTTTCAGACAACAGTTTAGCAGGGTTATTGGCATGTTGTCATTTGCGGTTTCAGGAGATAAGGTCTTTGGTATCAAGGTAATGTATCCCTGGCTAATGCTGGTGATATCAAGGTTGCCCTCATGGAAATCCTGGCACATCTTGTAGAAATCCTCCTTGATAATCTGCCAACAGCTCTTAAGAAATCAACCATTAAAACCATTGGGGCCCGGCGCCCGGTCTGCCGGCATCTCCTTTATGACTGCATCAATTTCCTCCTTAGAGAAGGGAAATGACAGCTCATGagatctcatgagcaacaatttttccaatgacttccattggcttgagatctttgtaattgggcatcatttggatcaatgtgcacacggtatcatattttccatccaaggctcttaggatcttcttgatgatgaatctatcagtcatctcttcacttcctaagccggcaatctcatttgtgatgagggcaagcctagagtacatttcagtgacaccttcaccatcgttcattttgaacttgtcaagttgactttgaggcacatccaatttggattccttgacggcgtcggtaccctcgtgcatatcaatcaaagtatcccaaatttcctttgcattctcaagacggctgattttgttgaattcttcgaggcacaatccgttgaagaggatatcgcaagcttgagcattgtattgcagcatcttcaactcttccgcggtagcttcacggttcggttccctcccatcaaagaattcaccttgcaagccaatacacacaatagcccaaacggcggggttatgtccaagaatatgcattttcatattatgcttccaactagcaaaattagtaccatcaaagtaaagacctctacggtggtaatttccctcgctagacgccatactctcctaggttgtgaaaccaaggctatgatcaccaaaagctatggaaatcaaggcaaaagGAGACCAAAGCtttgataccacttgtaggatcgaaagtatgtcttgaggggggtgattagactacttgaccaaataaaaaagTATAGCAGCGCAATgcaaaacattgcacatgaaggtgaagggaggagtttggagggagaaAACGCAAtatagacacggagatttttggcgtggttccgataagtggtgctatcgtacatccacgttgatggacaCTTCAACCCACagagggtaacggttgcgcgagtccacggagggctccacccacgaagggtccacgaagaagcaacctcgtctatcccatcatggccatcgcccatgaaggacttgcctcactagggtagatcttcacgaagtaggcgatctccttgcccgtacaaactccttggttcaattccacaatcttgacggaggatcccaagtgacacctaaccaatctaggagacaccactctccaaaatgTAATAGATGgcgtgttgatgatgaactccttgctcttgtgcttcaaatgatagtctccccaacactcaactctctctcatagatttggatttggtggaaagatgatttgagttgaaagcaacttggggaaggatagagatcaagattcttgtggttggaatggaatatcttggtctcaacacatgagtaggtggttctctctcagaaaatgtatgctgaaagtgaaggcatgttctgatggctctctccacgaatgaagagtgcgtggaggggtatatatagccccaaaacaaaatctaaccgttacacacaattcaccaaactcggtgggaccgaatcataaaactcggtcagactgatttagttcaaaatgtgaacgttaggattttcggtgggatcGACATGTCAACTTGGTAGGACTGATTTAATTAATGTTAGGGAATAACATAATCTCTGTGAGACCGATCACacaaactcggtaggaccgatttctgtaataggcaaatagagagttggacaggcaaactcggtggaaccgaatcgctcatttccgtgagaccgaaacgttacgaaagggaaacagagagtttgcattgcgaactcggtgggaccgatcgctcatctcgattggaccgaaacgttatgaagggaaatagagggtttgcaatcccatctcggtgagaccgaaattcctatcggtgagaccaaagtgacgagggtttctggtagtggatatgtcaaatgaactcggtggcgcgggatagatcaaatcggtggggacgagtttgacttttggtttgggacatatgtggatatgagaaattggttgagggcttttggagcatatcactaagcattttgagcaagcaagccattaagcaacacctcatccccttttaatagtattggcttttcctatggacttagtgtgatcttggatcactaaaatgaaaatgtagagtcttgagcttgagccaatatgtgtccttagtattttgaggggtccacattcctagtccatgccatgccaatcattgaactttctgaaataatcatcttgaagtagcattagttcaatgagctatatgttgttaggtaTTACCAAAACCatccagggatagttgcactttcacctccacctccgcctccctccttcgggcggcgatggtggagcgggtgatgatcccagcggccgacgatggggtggcggccatgaccAGCACATCCCGCCTTCGGGCGGTGGTGGCAGAGCGGAtgatggccatggtggccggcagtggggtgttGGCCACGAAAGCCACCTAACGCCTTCGGGTTGCGGCGGCAtcgcgggcgatggccctggctttcgacggtggtgtggcggcaatggCGGCCGACAACAGCTGCAGACGGGAAGCGgtggcggagcgtgtggtgggtgttccgcgcacacccaactgGGATGCCATGCACAATATACTACACCGGGACTGCGCCGCCGCGGCGGTGTAGCCTCCTAGCTGGAGCTATCCTCTGATGACGCCGGAGTGGCTGAGCAACGACGacagaccggtgccattggcgattgtgggagaagcagacaagataagctacagggagggaggggaaaatgtgacgcaggactcgccggccgtgaggttTTATATAGTAGGCTgataagcattgggattttgggggatttcatcGAGTCGGGCGTGAAGCTTGCGCAGGAACCTGCGCGGTTGCGCGGGAATGGGCtcaccaccgtttggccaaaagatcGCCCCCGCATGCTGCTCAAGCTTGCACTCGAAGCCGTCTGCGGTAGCGgtgtgacaagacgtgcgagaggagaatgaaaggacacgtacacatacggttaataaaaaaacctttgcaatttaattacctactatacccccgtcctggtttataagtaggatttaactaataaaatatgaatgcatgtcgccaGAGATTATATCTTTAGATTCGTATTTTAACATAGTTTCCAGTTAtataatttttgtaacatgcactaacattttattggttaaatttaaggttatataccagcaagagtttgcccacaacacacacggcttagtccatcacaaacagctcggatggatcaactgtatgccacgtatcacacatgcaactctaatctgattcatGCTTGATGTCTCTGACATCGCTCGAACAGTttgtcttatttgccacgtatcactgtgccggcctctgctcgcgtccctcggcaagctctgctcgccgttaggcgccgcagcacgctgtgctcgccgttaggcgccgcggcacgctctgctcgcgtccgtcggcaCGCTCGGCTTGTGGATAGCTTTTTCTTGCGTGTTCAACttctatatgcatatatatggttgctcgccattgaggagaccgcggagcgctctgctcgcgtccctccgcgcgtGCTCTGCCAGCAGTTGGGCCTGCACACGATTACGttgggggccccatatgcatgtggttgcgccgcgcgcgttgccacgcgatgcagttacgtgtgCCACGATGGAGTTACCcactgcaaattagaactgccatcagggcgtGCCGATATTCCAAGCCATCCGGCATCCcttttaattcccgcggccattataaccttagtctttTCAACCTTTctatcgcgccccacaacactaCAAGcgcacccacgacgacacatagataggggatgtctagcggcgctccaatggagtttggCTAGCATAAAGTGGAGACACACACGAGGGACAcagatctctcggtggtgtacaccatcgacccggccgtggtggacgactacatcaacaccgttgagcagttgcttgctcgagaaaagtacaaggtggtcgacatcgacctccagtacatcGGCGGTCGTCCcaacatagatcagaaggttgccatcgcccagttgtgcgtgcgccatcaagtcctcatctaccactactgcatggccatagAGCCTTCTGACCATTTCGCCAAGTTTGTCAAAAGCACCGATTACAATTTTGCTACGGTGGAAACCACCgatgatgtaaaagcgctcagggttacgggcttggcctgcaagaaccttgtcgaaatccgtgagcACTACAGGGTCTAGGGTAGAttgaagaaggactccctggttgaactcgcctcggccatcattgACCCATACAACGAAAAGATGAAGCAAGATGCCAATAGAACACGTCCCGTATCCTGGCATGGGCcttggatgcggcaactggatgatcctcacctcaggttcgcggccaagagcatgtacacatgcta
This genomic window contains:
- the LOC141023130 gene encoding uncharacterized protein — encoded protein: MDPVGSFRWRDVMQLSDVFRGITRVTLGNGSSSLFWKDVWFDDRDTPLMEIYPRAFSFYINEDEPVAKIITATDPSLIFHLPLSTQAREEVRGIQQGTMHVLLDEGCTDAWECNLGGAFSSKLYYDNCLRDTAADDAFRWLWKAKSPIKFKMFGWLSFVDRLNTRNMLRRTHFVMEGNTYTCMLCQNPPKETVEHLFFTCPFSQQCWDKVGMLWPSTGNRLALLHAGREHWR